The following are encoded together in the uncultured Sphaerochaeta sp. genome:
- a CDS encoding phosphoribosylanthranilate isomerase, with protein sequence MTKIKLCGMQKEAHIDWANEAGCDYIGFVFAPSRRQISREVAANLRRYVSPSLFVVGVFVDASVEQIAHIADEGIIDLIQLHGREDEAYLTTLRSFCPLPIIKAVCYPHTTASTFSSADYILLDGTEGGSGKVFDWNQAHGYDKPLFLAGGLHVGNLEEAIKTVAPYAVDMSSGLEENGQKQRHLMVQATAIAHAL encoded by the coding sequence ATGACAAAAATCAAACTCTGCGGCATGCAAAAGGAAGCACATATTGATTGGGCCAATGAAGCTGGATGTGATTATATCGGGTTTGTATTTGCCCCAAGCAGGAGACAGATAAGCAGAGAGGTTGCTGCCAATCTACGCAGATATGTAAGTCCTTCACTATTCGTTGTGGGGGTGTTTGTCGATGCATCAGTGGAGCAGATTGCTCATATCGCTGACGAAGGTATTATCGATCTCATCCAGCTGCACGGGAGAGAGGATGAAGCGTACCTCACCACCCTTCGCTCCTTCTGCCCGCTCCCCATCATCAAAGCGGTCTGTTACCCTCATACCACTGCAAGCACATTCAGCTCAGCCGATTATATCTTGCTCGATGGGACAGAAGGAGGGAGTGGCAAGGTGTTTGATTGGAACCAAGCCCACGGATATGACAAACCGCTTTTTCTTGCAGGAGGACTACATGTTGGGAATCTGGAGGAAGCAATCAAAACCGTCGCCCCCTATGCAGTAGACATGAGCAGTGGCTTGGAAGAGAACGGGCAAAAGCAACGACATCTCATGGTACAGGCAACCGCAATCGCGCATGCCTTATAA
- the trpC gene encoding indole-3-glycerol phosphate synthase TrpC has translation MDILQTLAASTAQRYQDKKTVNIETRAFSCILEGHPFKHALKSDHLAVIAEVKKASPSKGVIASSFDPTAIAKEYEKGGASAISVLTEPTRFLGDDSYLASIAESVSLPLLRKDFIITSYQILESRILGASAILLIAALLDHTTLSSFLSLTRSLGMDALVEVHDETELERALKAGASIIGVNNRNLHTFAVSLETSLRLIHSIPSSVTAVSESGIRGREDAILLKQAGFSAILVGEQLMRRDDRVQAVQELKV, from the coding sequence ATGGATATCCTACAAACACTTGCAGCAAGCACTGCCCAACGGTACCAGGACAAGAAAACCGTGAATATTGAAACCCGTGCGTTCTCTTGCATACTGGAAGGCCATCCATTCAAACACGCTTTGAAGAGTGACCACCTTGCGGTAATTGCTGAAGTGAAAAAGGCATCCCCCTCAAAAGGCGTCATAGCCTCTTCCTTTGACCCCACTGCCATTGCAAAAGAGTATGAGAAGGGAGGAGCCTCCGCCATAAGCGTACTCACAGAACCTACTCGTTTCCTCGGTGATGATTCATATCTGGCCTCCATAGCGGAATCTGTCTCACTCCCCCTCCTTCGGAAAGATTTCATCATCACTTCCTACCAGATTCTGGAATCACGGATTCTGGGAGCTTCTGCGATTTTGCTCATCGCCGCCCTGCTTGACCATACTACCTTGTCTTCCTTTCTCTCCCTCACCAGGAGCCTTGGGATGGATGCATTGGTTGAGGTGCATGATGAGACCGAGCTTGAGAGGGCACTGAAGGCAGGAGCTTCCATCATCGGGGTGAATAATCGCAACCTGCATACCTTTGCAGTAAGCCTTGAGACCAGCCTTCGCCTGATCCACTCAATTCCATCCTCGGTAACGGCTGTCAGTGAGAGCGGCATCAGGGGAAGAGAGGATGCGATTCTGCTCAAGCAAGCGGGATTCTCCGCAATATTGGTAGGTGAACAGCTGATGAGAAGAGACGACCGCGTACAGGCCGTACAGGAATTGAAAGTATGA